From the Astyanax mexicanus isolate ESR-SI-001 chromosome 9, AstMex3_surface, whole genome shotgun sequence genome, one window contains:
- the tnfaip8l3 gene encoding tumor necrosis factor alpha-induced protein 8-like protein 3 isoform X2, with product MATMAVANLLTDDTSSGILDELYKASREFTKSKKEAHKIIKDVIKIALKVGILYRNHQFGPEELETVERFKKKMNQAAMTVVSFYEVEYTFDRSILSEMLLECRDLLHELVENHLTARSHGRIDHVFNHFADVEFLTELYGTAEDYRLSLRKICDGINKLLDEGVL from the coding sequence ATGGCCACCATGGCAGTGGCCAACCTCCTGACGGATGACACCAGCAGCGGTATCCTGGACGAGCTGTACAAAGCCAGTCGCGAGTTCACCAAAAGCAAGAAGGAAGCACACAAGATCATCAAGGACGTCATCAAGATCGCTCTGAAGGTGGGCATCCTCTACCGGAACCATCAGTTTGGGCCTGAGGAGCTGGAGACCGTGGAGCGCTTCAAAAAGAAGATGAACCAGGCAGCCATGACGGTGGTCAGTTTCTACGAGGTTGAATACACCTTTGACCGCTCAATCCTGTCTGAGATGCTCCTTGAGTGCAGGGACCTCCTCCATGAGCTGGTGGAGAACCACCTGACAGCCCGATCCCACGGCCGCATCGACCACGTCTTCAACCACTTTGCAGATGTGGAGTTTCTCACTGAGCTCTACGGCACCGCCGAGGATTACAGACTCTCTCTGAGGAAGATTTGTGATGGCATAAACAAACTCCTGGACGAGGGTGTACTTTAG
- the tnfaip8l3 gene encoding tumor necrosis factor alpha-induced protein 8-like protein 3 isoform X1 — protein sequence MDSDSGELSEGELSPGPETFNSKSLALQAQKKILSKMATMAVANLLTDDTSSGILDELYKASREFTKSKKEAHKIIKDVIKIALKVGILYRNHQFGPEELETVERFKKKMNQAAMTVVSFYEVEYTFDRSILSEMLLECRDLLHELVENHLTARSHGRIDHVFNHFADVEFLTELYGTAEDYRLSLRKICDGINKLLDEGVL from the coding sequence GTCCAGAGACCTTCAACTCCAAGTCCTTGGCCCTCCAGGCTCAGAAAAAGATTTTGAGTAAGATGGCCACCATGGCAGTGGCCAACCTCCTGACGGATGACACCAGCAGCGGTATCCTGGACGAGCTGTACAAAGCCAGTCGCGAGTTCACCAAAAGCAAGAAGGAAGCACACAAGATCATCAAGGACGTCATCAAGATCGCTCTGAAGGTGGGCATCCTCTACCGGAACCATCAGTTTGGGCCTGAGGAGCTGGAGACCGTGGAGCGCTTCAAAAAGAAGATGAACCAGGCAGCCATGACGGTGGTCAGTTTCTACGAGGTTGAATACACCTTTGACCGCTCAATCCTGTCTGAGATGCTCCTTGAGTGCAGGGACCTCCTCCATGAGCTGGTGGAGAACCACCTGACAGCCCGATCCCACGGCCGCATCGACCACGTCTTCAACCACTTTGCAGATGTGGAGTTTCTCACTGAGCTCTACGGCACCGCCGAGGATTACAGACTCTCTCTGAGGAAGATTTGTGATGGCATAAACAAACTCCTGGACGAGGGTGTACTTTAG